AACCTTCTACAATGACCAGCACCACTACAACGACATATCTGGAAAATTTCACTGTGCCATCCCTGGGATCTACTACTTTACATATCATCTTACCATCAATGGGAAGGACACCAAGGTAGCTATGTATAAAAATGGCTGGACTGTGGCCTTCAATCTTGACCAGTTCCACAACGGAAATCTGGATCAAGCCTCCGGAGGGGTGATTTTAAATCTGTCTGCTGGAGATGAGGTTTGGCTACAGTTGTATGATGACATATTTGATGCAGGGATTTATGCAGATAACAACAACGACTCCACCTTCACTGGCTTCCTTTTGACTCCTAAAATCATAAGCAACCCAATTGACAACCACAGACGCTGACACTGTCTATGTGGATGTATTTGTATCCACATGTACACTTAATCGGAACAATTAGTCAGTTTAATGCAGTGAAGAGAttatttgcagtgtgtgtgtgtatttttgatattGTCATAAGCCCCGTCATTTTTAGATGTATAGGCCAGATATGTTCACAGGGAGTCTGCCTGCCCATCCGCTAAACATGTCACATCTAGCCAACTGGCTTCCTCTCAGTACAGCAGTTGGTGTGCAGTTTAGCATACTTTATACTCGCAGATATTTTAATCAATGTTCAAGGTCAGTATATACTGTACCACCATACATGCTGAGCTATTAccttataattatattttatttagatttgcgGCTGAAAATGTTAAAGTTTGCCAACTGTAAAAGCAGTACATGATGGGTACTTGTTATAAAATATGGATTTTTATGCTGCTTTGGTgcagattattttattatcattgacTGTTTATGTGTTAATAAGTTGAACAGTGAGATAATTAATTGGTTTTAGTATTGCATTGCTCTTGTGAATGACAGTAGGATGGAATAATACTTATGGCATAATAATTCACTTGTCTATGATAGTCCAATAAAATATGGGTAACAATTTCTACCAGcagtttttcaaaataatgttactTGATTGTAATTAATAGAAAAACTGTTTGTTAAATTAGCTAGTTTGTCAATAGTACTCAtgcatttgcaaataaaaagAGCTCAAGatctttaaagcttttatttgaaacattcaaagaaaaacatcttacaaatatgcaaacaaatcacAAAGCATCAATTTGgcgatttaaaaaaagaatacaaatatgCAAGGGTCCCAAAagatcattaaatattaatttgaaggGAAACTTTTAGgtgaatttacaaataaaaagccAAAATGGGAGAGGTTACAGTATATTCAAGTACACTGTTCACCTTTTACATACtttgttttgtgtaattttcCCTCCACAATAATACGAAGAGCTATTTCAAGTGCTCTTCAAGTAGACTATCTCTCCTAGAGATGCTGCATCACACAATCAGGTTACATGGGTTAAAAGAATCAGAAAGAAATCATAAGAATCAAATATTTTTCCCTATACATGTGCTGTCAAACTCCAGAGCCAGGGAATTTCAGCAGCTCTCGAAAAATATTTTGAACGAACCAAGTGAAATCCTGTGAAACTGATGTGTGCACCTTTTCTACAAGTGTGCCTTTAATATTTATCTACAAACAAAAACCTTCTGTCCTGACCTACTATTCTTGGCATACATTGTCACAGgtatttatttctttctgtaGTCTCCATTGTAGGCACGGTGGTCATCCTGGCCAGGATACCGACCACCGTATCCTCTCAGGACATCCTGAAAACTAATCGCTCCTGGTTCCTGGGGGCCGAATCCAGCATATGGATCCTCTTGTCCGCTCATGTAGGGCTCGTATTGCTGCTGGTTGTAGCCTGGGGCCTCAGGGTAGGACTCTTCTCTATGCTGAGGGACGTCCTCATGGTGGGATTCCTCCTGGGCTGGCTCCTCTTGAGGTGATGGACTGGCGGGTTCAGCTAACTCAGGTTCGTAGTGGCGCAAACGGCAGTTTCTGTCATACTCCGGGTCACAGTCAGCATCAGGTTCGATTACTCCATTTCTGGATCCATAGGCATTCAGGTGGGGCTCGTAGGCTTTGGTTGAGTAGGACGGCTGTCTTTGCACAGCTGGACGGTGCTCGTTTTGGGAACCCAGTGGGAAGCACTCTTTATCATACCCGATGAAACAGTCATATCCCTCTTTGGTCTTCCCAGGGGGTCCCAAAGGATGTTGAGGTTCCTCCAGTTGGTGCCTCGGAGGCTGAAGTTGTGTAGGCAGGTGTCTTCGCAGGTCAGCCCCAGCATATGCATCACGGTACATGGCGTAAGGGTCTTGACGAGGGCTCGGAGGTGCCCGCATAGTACTGGCTTCCGAGGCGGGCTCATCCCTCAGATCTTCAGGAGCCAAGCTGCCGAACCTTGTGGCTGTCAGAGGGTTGCAGTTATCATCGTAGAGAGGGTTGCAGGGTCTCTCCAAGCCAGAAGATGGGGCTTCAAGATTTTTTGAGGATGCCAGAGCAGCAGCATAAGCACAATATGGGTTAACTCGAGGGTCACAATGGGGATAACGCAGGTACAAACCAGATGGCGCCTTCTGGACCA
This sequence is a window from Cyprinus carpio isolate SPL01 chromosome A24, ASM1834038v1, whole genome shotgun sequence. Protein-coding genes within it:
- the LOC109083011 gene encoding uncharacterized protein LOC109083011: MACLRGSSVFHVLLLATLLLPDFLLAGPVTRRLKGDDGSDERTGLEAGPKLIRNRRNISWYKQHSDFWSWYKYFTDNGNQEGVAELDRVYLAYLQNKNRAEAGRSYKLYLQHLSDIYKSCAESDDPNCVASYTNRPKPKAEAPVPAPVKACDPYRDPYCLYSKGYSYYPYMAPAPAAVKAPAPAPVKAPAYIHTPVVKDPRSGYYNYSPLVQPFLSAEQRAELLRICDAEDVECLQYHLRAAYGYKPAVAPAPSYAHLGCDPKTDPHCVPHLVQKAPSGLYLRYPHCDPRVNPYCAYAAALASSKNLEAPSSGLERPCNPLYDDNCNPLTATRFGSLAPEDLRDEPASEASTMRAPPSPRQDPYAMYRDAYAGADLRRHLPTQLQPPRHQLEEPQHPLGPPGKTKEGYDCFIGYDKECFPLGSQNEHRPAVQRQPSYSTKAYEPHLNAYGSRNGVIEPDADCDPEYDRNCRLRHYEPELAEPASPSPQEEPAQEESHHEDVPQHREESYPEAPGYNQQQYEPYMSGQEDPYAGFGPQEPGAISFQDVLRGYGGRYPGQDDHRAYNGDYRKK